In Eriocheir sinensis breed Jianghai 21 unplaced genomic scaffold, ASM2467909v1 Scaffold415, whole genome shotgun sequence, a single genomic region encodes these proteins:
- the LOC126992189 gene encoding histamine H2 receptor-like, which produces YGSNCYILFLSCTQNFRQTRTTTHILLLHLGIIDLLLAAIFLFALFPSFLKDEWLGGAGCWVAGGAWATLHVAAVWTLTALNLDKYVAIAAPLHYARFVSPPRVAAAVGVSWVLAAALCALPMALPGMRGAPRPPTGCSPDLASAPPLLGRAYAVLLALLGYLLPALLVATANFRILVIARHHRHRIVTALWDVTVSAQATVTPQRSHFYLSRYRGRSAATTVCHLVGTFLLLYLPPAACVLYEAMGRVQPPHTLALANLTLLTLAPAINGFVYGIKSKVLRKNFKNFLRKRLYRSEVNYEIQSRAPSVSASRRPSVTPSLSMPLQHKLQRRMSEILVQPGAAAAGDPAAPRLVRRSSELSMRGRGSSCSIARETPPPRPPSSSPQGVQSGQSLQGVQAEPPAAEQATPSPKEASPPKSPLVRTSRVFRFLTQSSSLEEGTGHDVEGGGPPLTATHRPSLRRALFARNKQKSLDFEMTSLTPSEEAAEVPPRSASQQVVGEPASPSLTRPLLLTRHQPPPPLSPARKTKRVSWSSDSFSDSPLESDSDAVTPTAAAVAAAVAGSAVPRYRTKALLRHNGLRFHFSKVSLERIDSEDTRAPPPGGPGPSPPPPQPWCTPLPMQTARSCPA; this is translated from the exons accCGCACCACCACCCACATCCTGCTGCTCCACCTGGGCATCATCGACCTCCTGCTGGCCGCCATCTTCCTCTTCGCCCTCTTTCCGTCGTTTCTGAAG GACGAGTGGCTGGGCGGCGCCGGGTGCTGGGTGGCGGGCGGTGCGTGGGCCACCCTGCACGTGGCCGCCGTCTGGACGCTCACGGCCCTCAACCTGGACAAGTATGTGGCCATCGCCGCGCCGCTGCACTACGCGCGCTTCGTGTCGCCGCCGCGCGTGGCCGCCGCCGTCGGCGTGTCCTGGGTGCTGGCCGCGGCTCTCTGCGCGCTGCCCATGGCGCTGCCGGGGATGCGAGGCGCTCCGCGGCCACCGACGGGCTGCTCGCCGGACCTGGCCTCGGCGCCGCCACTGCTGGGCCGTGCCTACGCCGTCCTGCTGGCACTGCTCGGCTACCTGCTCCCGGCCCTGCTCGTGGCCACCGCCAACTTCCGCATCCTGGTCATCGCTCGACACCACCGCCACCGAATCGTGACGGCGCTGTGGGACGTGACGGTGTCGGCCCAGGCCACAGTCACGCCGCAGCGCTCACACTTCTACCTCAGCCGCTACCGAGGCCGCTCTGCTGCCACCACCGTGTGCCACCTGGTGGGCACCTTCCTGCTGCTGTACCTGCCGCCCGCCGCCTGCGTGCTCTACGAGGCAATGGGCCGCGTGCAGCCTCCCCACACCCTCGCCCTGGCAAACCTCACCCTCCTCACCCTGGCGCCCGCCATCAACGGCTTCGTCTACGGCATCAAGAGCAAGGTGCTCAGAAAGAACTTCAAGAACTTTCTGCGGAAGCGGCTGTACCGCAGCGAGGTGAACTACGAGATACAGTCCCGCGCACCGTCCGTGTCCGCGTCGCGCCGACCCTCGGTGACGCCGTCCCTGTCCATGCCGCTGCAACACAAGCTGCAGCGGCGCATGTCGGAGATCCTGGTGCAGCCCGGCGCCGCGGCGGCCGGCGACCCAGCGGCGCCGCGCCTCGTGCGGCGCTCTTCAGAGCTCAGCATGCGCGGTCGCGGCTCCAGCTGCTCCATCGCCCGCGAGACGCCGCCGCCGCGGCCACCCAGCAGCTCTCCGCAGGGCGTGCAGAGCGGGCAGAGTCTGCAGGGCGTGCAGGCTGAGCCACCCGCGGCGGAGCAAGCGACGCCCTCACCCAAAGAGGCCTCGCCCCCCAAGAGCCCCCTGGTGCGTACCTCGCGAGTGTTCCGCTTCCTGACGCAGTCCAGTAGTCTGGAGGAGGGCACCGGCCATGACGTGGAGGGCGGCGGCCCGCCACTCACCGCCACCCACCGGCCCTCCCTGCGGCGGGCACTGTTCGCCCGCAACAAGCAGAAGAGTCTTGACTTCGAGATGACGAGTCTCACGCCGAGCGAGGAAGCCGCGGAGGTGCCGCCGCGCAGCGCCTCGCAGCAGGTGGTGGGGGAGCCGGCCTCTCCCTCCCTGACGCGTCCGCTGCTGCTTACGCGCCAccaaccgccgccgccgctctccCCGGCCAGGAAGACCAAGCGGGTCTCCTGGTCCTCGGACAGCTTTTCGGACTCGCCGCTCGAGTCAGACAGTGACGCCGTGACGcccacggcggcggcggtggcggcggcagtAGCGGGGTCGGCTGTGCCACGTTACCGCACCAAGGCGCTGCTGCGGCACAACGGCCTCCGCTTCCATTTCTCCAAAGTGTCGCTGGAAAGGATAGACTCGGAGGACACGCGCGCCCCGCCCCCGGGCGGGCCCGGCCCCTCGCCACCCCCGCCCCAGCCCTGGTGCACGCCCCTCCCCATGCAAACGGCAAGGTCGTGTCCAGCCTGA